A single Equus asinus isolate D_3611 breed Donkey chromosome 21, EquAss-T2T_v2, whole genome shotgun sequence DNA region contains:
- the LOC123279523 gene encoding IQ domain-containing protein F5-like — protein MVFLTKPGNQALKPRPPEIKKPPDNEPIAIKIQAWWRGTLVRRTLLHAVLRASIIQRWWRQTIAKVLEKRRRAALLCHALQAQAAVKLQSWVRMWRIHHRYCRLLHAARIIQIYWRCHSCHTRGFFHGSYELTASQLELELEIFLGSQICRITDCIPFPIKN, from the exons ATGGTGTTCTTGACCAAGCCTGGCAACCAGGCCCTT AAACCCCGCCCCCCAGAGATAAAGAAGCCTCCTGACAATGAGCCAATAGCCATAAAGATCCAGGCCTGGTGGCGGGGCACCCTGGTGCGCCGGACCCTGCTGCACGCGGTGCTCAGAGCTTCGATCATTCAGCGGTGGTGGAGGCAGACGATAGCGAAAGTGCTGGAAAAGAGGCGGCGGGCGGCCCTACTGTGCCATGCGCTGCAAGCACAGGCAGCAGTCAAGTTGCAGTCCTGGGTCCGCATGTGGCGCATCCACCATCGTTACTGCCGTTTGCTTCACGCTGCCCGCATCATCCAGATTTACTGGCGTTGCCATAGTTGCCATACTCGTGGCTTTTTCCATGGTAGCTACGAACTCACTGCAAGCCAGCTGGAACTCGAGCTTGAGATCTTTCTAGGGTCACAGATTTGTCGCATTACAGACTGCATCCCCTTCCCAATAAAGAACTGA